GATTTATGCAACATAATTTATGCCAAATTGGATTTTTTTTGCTGAAATGCTAAAAATTGTTCCTACCCGTTTCTAGGATTTGTAATCTTCCGGGTGAAGTCTTACCCTCGGTATGGCTACTCTTGCGTCTTGTCGTTATCTCTTCGTTATCCTTTCGATGAAGTCAGTTTCTATAGGAACGAAGGGAAAACGGAGAGTTGACGACAACATAAAGAGACAGATGTAAGTGTTGGTTTGGGGATGGAGGGGTAGAGAAATAGTTTTGAAATAAAAATTTGAGTATTTGCACTCCACTTTTCCTTGTTTTTTTAAGCCGTTCCAAAACCTAAAAAAAGCCCCGAAAACACTCTTAAAAAGAAAAAGCATTGAATTTCAATGCTTTAGGTGGTGTTCGTGGACTTTAAGGTTGAATTATCGAACCAATTTGTTGCCGATTGGGTTAAAATAATACAGTTTATGAATGATATTGGATGAGGTAGAATCACGTCTTTCATAAACGATTAGAGGGAAATGGGGGGACGTACCCCTGTGTCGTTTTTCCGTATCCTCTCTCTCGGCTTTTTTTAGAGGTTAATGAAGTAGGAATAACAACCGTATCTTTCATGAATCTGGGGGATATTTGAGAAATTCTCGAAGTTTACTATACTTTCTGTTTTTATTGTTCTTACTTTTTCGTATCCGATACTATTTATAGAAAAAATCAAGACATGGCAACAGGTAAAAGACAATTTAGAGACATGGAAGATGACGTGAAACAGAAAATCAGTCAAAGTTTGAAAAACCGGGGAAAATCTTCGGAACACGCTCAAAAAATTTCGGATTCGATGAAGAGATATTGGAAAACCGTTCCGCCTAAACCGAAACCGAGTGACGAGGAGAGTTCGGGGGTAATTTGATACCCCCCTTTTTTTCACCACTTATCAAGGTGAAAAAACTTGCTTTTTGGCAAGGTGATAATAAAAGTGCTAATGTGAAAATGAAATGTTATGTTTTGATAAACTAATGATAAAAACAAGTATAAATAATATATCTGATATAGGTGATGATTTTGTAGCTAATATTAAAAATGATGTTATAATATCCCACAGGTACAAGCAAGAAATGCCCCTTTTGAAAATTCGTTTAGAGCATGGGCATGATGAATTGATAATAGAGTTTACCTCGAAGTTATTAGGGGATGATATGATTTATTTGATAAACCAGTCTAACATTCGTCAATGTTTGGATAATATCAATGCTCTTGGTTGTTGTCACTTGGCGGTCGATGCGATTCTTAATGAGGCGGAAGTTTTACGGTGTGATGTAACGAGAGATGTTCTTTGTTCCGACATATCGAAAATTTCAAATTATGTGGCTACACATATTAAGAATAACAAAAAATGGGTTTGTAAGCAATACCAACAAAATGGTGTCGTGCTTGAAAATGTCGTGAGTACCGCAAGATGTAAAAAACGCTTGACGATATATGATAAGCATAAGGAATTGTCAAAAAGTCGAAATCGTGACTACTTGAACGGTCTTTCCGCTAAGTCTGCCGTGGAGGATTTCTACAAGGATAAAATTAGGTTCGAGTTAAACTTGAACTCCAAAGAACAGATTCGGAAAAATTTGAATGTGGAGGAAACAACTTTAGTAAAGGTGTTAGCCGCTTGTGGTAATCCTATCTTGAACATTCTGGATGAGGTGTTATGCCAACCTGTTTCATGTGAAGAGGTACAAGGTCTCTCTTTACGAGATTATGAACGACTTGCATTTTTACGTGAACATGATAATGACTTGCAAAAGGTGGAGATGAAAGTTCGTTCCCTTGTTTCTTGTAACACTTCAATCAATAAAACGATGAAACCGTATAGGGAATTGTTAGGCCGCTTGAATCAAAATATTTCCGTCATTTCTTTTCCGGCTCTATTGAAAGAGCCTGCCTAACCTTTTCCGTGAGGGTGAACAAGTCTTCCGGGGTGTTGATTTTGAAAATGTCTCCCCTAAATTCCACGAACCCGGATAATTCATTAATACGTGGTGTCTGAAATAACTCCGAGACTTCCACGCCTAAAACTTCGGCGACTTGGCGTAATCGGTCAAGGGTTGGATTACCGTTGAGGCTATTGGATAGGTTTACTCGATTAATGTGTAAGGCCGTGGCAATATCTTGCATACTCATACCTTTTAGCTTGCATAGTTCTTTCACTCTTAATTTGCTCATGTCGTAATGGTTTATTGGTTACAAATATAGTAAGAATTTCAATATACTATTACATTATGAAGAAAATATAGTGATAAACCATTAAAAAGTAGTTGATTAATTTGGTAAATTGTAAATAAATCACTACATTTGTGGTGTAAAAACAAATAAACCATTACAAATATGAAAAGAATAGTAAAATATAGGATGGGATGTAGCGGTTCGGGTTGGGGAATCTGGGATAATGAAACGGGTGAAAAGGTGGAGGGATGTGGAACACGTCTAAATGCCTTGGAACGGTTATACGAGTTGAATGGTTGGACTAAACCTAAAAGGTGGTACTAGCGTGTACCACTTTAAAAATGTGCTGTTTTAATCTTTTAGATAAGGTTTTAGAACACGATTTTTTGTACTGGAATAACGCAAAGAATTAAAATGAAACAGGAGATAAAAGAAGTTGTGATATTTGCCCGGGTGTCCTCTACTGGGGATAGACAAGACTACCAACGACAAGTAAATGATTTAACCGACTATGCAACTCGAAACGGGATGAAGGTAAAAAGAGTGTTCGCCGAAAAGGTCAGCGGGGGAAAACGTAATGAGGAACGGGAGGAGTTGATGAACATGATTGCTTACGTGAAAGAACACAAGGTTAAGAAAATCTTGGCAAGCGAGTTGTCCCGGGTTGGGCGGAACACGTTACAAGTCTTGAAAACTA
The window above is part of the Butyricimonas paravirosa genome. Proteins encoded here:
- a CDS encoding phage/plasmid replication protein — its product is MKIRLEHGHDELIIEFTSKLLGDDMIYLINQSNIRQCLDNINALGCCHLAVDAILNEAEVLRCDVTRDVLCSDISKISNYVATHIKNNKKWVCKQYQQNGVVLENVVSTARCKKRLTIYDKHKELSKSRNRDYLNGLSAKSAVEDFYKDKIRFELNLNSKEQIRKNLNVEETTLVKVLAACGNPILNILDEVLCQPVSCEEVQGLSLRDYERLAFLREHDNDLQKVEMKVRSLVSCNTSINKTMKPYRELLGRLNQNISVISFPALLKEPA
- a CDS encoding helix-turn-helix domain-containing protein; translation: MSKLRVKELCKLKGMSMQDIATALHINRVNLSNSLNGNPTLDRLRQVAEVLGVEVSELFQTPRINELSGFVEFRGDIFKINTPEDLFTLTEKVRQALSIEPEKK